One Odocoileus virginianus isolate 20LAN1187 ecotype Illinois chromosome 6, Ovbor_1.2, whole genome shotgun sequence DNA segment encodes these proteins:
- the TOX4 gene encoding TOX high mobility group box family member 4 isoform X1 produces the protein MEFPGGNDNYLTITGPSHPFLSGAETFHTPSLGDEEFEIPPISLDSDPSLAVSDVVGHFDDLADPSSSQDGSFSAQYGVQTLDMPVGMTHGLMEQGGGLLSGGLTMDLDHSIGTQYSANPPVTIDVPMTDMTSGLMGHSQLTTIDQSELSSQLGLSLGGGTILPPAQSPEDRLSTTPSPTSSLHEDGVEEFRRQPPSQKTVVVEAGKKQKAPKKRKKKDPNEPQKPVSAYALFFRDTQAAIKGQNPNATFGEVSKIVASMWDSLGEEQKQVYKRKTEAAKKEYLKALAAYKDNQECQATVETVDMDPAPPSQTPSPPPAAAADPASPAPASTEPPALSPSIVVNSTLSSYVANQASSGAGGQPNITKLIITKQMLPSSITMSQGGMVTVIPATVVTSRGLQLGQTSTATIQPSQQAQIVTRSVLQAAAAAAASMQLPPPRLQPPPLQQMPQPPTQQQVTILQQPPPLQAMQQPPPQKFRINLQQQPPPLQVKIVPPPTLKMQTTLVPPPVESSPEQPVNNSPETHTVEETTPETICEMITDVVPEVESPSQMDVELVSGSPMTLSPQPRCVRSGCENPPVVSKDWDNEYCSNECVVKHCRDVFLAWVASRNSNTVVFVK, from the exons ACGTTCCACACACCAAGCCTGGGTGATGAGGAATTTGAAATCCCACCTATCTCCTTGGATTCTGATCCCTCATTGGCTGTCTCAGATGTGGTTGGCCACTTTGATGACCTGGCAGACCCTTCCTCCTCTCAGGATGGCAGCTTTTCAGCCCAGTATGGGGTCCAGACGTTGGACATGCCTGTGGGCATGACCCATGGCTTGATGGAGCAGGGCGGGGGGCTCCTGAGTGGGGGCTTGACCATG GACTTGGATCATTCTATAGGAACGCAGTATAGCGCCAACCCACCTGTTACAATTGATGTACCAATGACAGACATGACATCTGGCTTGATGGGGCATAGCCAGTTGACCACCATTGATCAGTCAGAACTGAGTTCTCAACTTGGTCTGAGCTTAGGGGGTGGCACCATCCTGCCACCTGCCCAGTCACCTGAGGATCGTCTTTCAACCACCCCTTCACCTACAAGTTCACTTCATGAGGATGGTGTTGAGGAATTCCGGAGG CAACCTCCCAGCCAGAAGACAGTTGTGGTGGAAGCAGGGAAAAAGCAGAAGgctccaaagaagagaaaaaagaaagatcctAATGAACCTCAAAAACCAGTTTCAGCATATGCTTTATTCTTTCGTGACACACAGGCTGCCATCAAGGGACAGAATCCCAATGCCACTTTTGGGGAGGTTTCAAAAATTGTGGCTTCTATGTGGGACAGTCTTGGAGAAGAGCAAAAACAG GTATATAAGAGGAAAACAGAAGCTGCCAAGAAAGAGTATCTGAAGGCTCTGGCTGCTTATAAAGACAATCAAGAGTGTCAG GCCACTGTGGAAACTGTGGACATGGACCCAGCACCACCATCACAGActccttctccacctcctgcGGCTGCTGCTGACCCAGCATCCCCAGCACCTGCCTCAACAGAGCCCCCTGCCCTGTCTCCTTCCATTGTTGTCAATTCAACTCTTTCATCCTATGTGGCAAACCAGGCATCCTCTGGGGCTGGGGGTCAGCCCAATATTACCAAGTTGATTATTACGAAACAGATGTTGCCCTCTTCTATTACTATGTCTCAAGGCGGGATGGTTACTGTTATCCCAGCCACAGTGGTGACCTCTCGGGGTCTCCAACTTGGCCAAACCAGTACAGCTACTATCCAGCCCAGTCAACAAGCCCAGATTGTCACTCGATCGGTGTtgcaggcagcagcagcagcagcagcttctatGCAACTACCTCCACCCCGACTACAGCCCCCTCCACTACAGCAGATGCCTCAACCCCCCACTCAGCAGCAAGTAACCATTCTTCAACAGCCTCCCCCACTCCAGGCCATGCAACAGCCTCCACCTCAGAAATTTCGAATCAACCTACAGCAACAGCCACCTCCACTGCAGGTCAAGATTGTGCCTCCACCCACTCTGAAAATGCAGACTACCTTAGTTCCACCACCTGTAGAAAGTAGTCCAGAGCAGCCTGTGAACAACAGCCCTGAGACCCATACAGTGGAGGAAACCACTCCTGAGACAATCTGTGAGATGATCACAGATGTAGTTCCTGAG GTTGAGTCTCCTTctcaaatggatgttgaattggTGAGTGGGTCTCCCATGACACTTTCACCCCAGCCTCGATGTGTGAGGTCCGGCTGTGAAAACCCTCCCGTTGTGAGTAAGGACTGGGACAATGAGTACTGCAGCAATGAGTGCGTGGTGAAGCATTGCAG ggaTGTCTTCTTGGCCTGGGTAGCCTCTAGAAACTCAAACACAGTGGTGTTTGTGAAATAG
- the TOX4 gene encoding TOX high mobility group box family member 4 isoform X2 — protein MCSGTVREPVCPLAISLMKTFHTPSLGDEEFEIPPISLDSDPSLAVSDVVGHFDDLADPSSSQDGSFSAQYGVQTLDMPVGMTHGLMEQGGGLLSGGLTMDLDHSIGTQYSANPPVTIDVPMTDMTSGLMGHSQLTTIDQSELSSQLGLSLGGGTILPPAQSPEDRLSTTPSPTSSLHEDGVEEFRRQPPSQKTVVVEAGKKQKAPKKRKKKDPNEPQKPVSAYALFFRDTQAAIKGQNPNATFGEVSKIVASMWDSLGEEQKQVYKRKTEAAKKEYLKALAAYKDNQECQATVETVDMDPAPPSQTPSPPPAAAADPASPAPASTEPPALSPSIVVNSTLSSYVANQASSGAGGQPNITKLIITKQMLPSSITMSQGGMVTVIPATVVTSRGLQLGQTSTATIQPSQQAQIVTRSVLQAAAAAAASMQLPPPRLQPPPLQQMPQPPTQQQVTILQQPPPLQAMQQPPPQKFRINLQQQPPPLQVKIVPPPTLKMQTTLVPPPVESSPEQPVNNSPETHTVEETTPETICEMITDVVPEVESPSQMDVELVSGSPMTLSPQPRCVRSGCENPPVVSKDWDNEYCSNECVVKHCRDVFLAWVASRNSNTVVFVK, from the exons ATGTGTTCGGGAACTGTTAGAGAACCAGTTTGCCCTCTGGCTATATCTCTCATGAAG ACGTTCCACACACCAAGCCTGGGTGATGAGGAATTTGAAATCCCACCTATCTCCTTGGATTCTGATCCCTCATTGGCTGTCTCAGATGTGGTTGGCCACTTTGATGACCTGGCAGACCCTTCCTCCTCTCAGGATGGCAGCTTTTCAGCCCAGTATGGGGTCCAGACGTTGGACATGCCTGTGGGCATGACCCATGGCTTGATGGAGCAGGGCGGGGGGCTCCTGAGTGGGGGCTTGACCATG GACTTGGATCATTCTATAGGAACGCAGTATAGCGCCAACCCACCTGTTACAATTGATGTACCAATGACAGACATGACATCTGGCTTGATGGGGCATAGCCAGTTGACCACCATTGATCAGTCAGAACTGAGTTCTCAACTTGGTCTGAGCTTAGGGGGTGGCACCATCCTGCCACCTGCCCAGTCACCTGAGGATCGTCTTTCAACCACCCCTTCACCTACAAGTTCACTTCATGAGGATGGTGTTGAGGAATTCCGGAGG CAACCTCCCAGCCAGAAGACAGTTGTGGTGGAAGCAGGGAAAAAGCAGAAGgctccaaagaagagaaaaaagaaagatcctAATGAACCTCAAAAACCAGTTTCAGCATATGCTTTATTCTTTCGTGACACACAGGCTGCCATCAAGGGACAGAATCCCAATGCCACTTTTGGGGAGGTTTCAAAAATTGTGGCTTCTATGTGGGACAGTCTTGGAGAAGAGCAAAAACAG GTATATAAGAGGAAAACAGAAGCTGCCAAGAAAGAGTATCTGAAGGCTCTGGCTGCTTATAAAGACAATCAAGAGTGTCAG GCCACTGTGGAAACTGTGGACATGGACCCAGCACCACCATCACAGActccttctccacctcctgcGGCTGCTGCTGACCCAGCATCCCCAGCACCTGCCTCAACAGAGCCCCCTGCCCTGTCTCCTTCCATTGTTGTCAATTCAACTCTTTCATCCTATGTGGCAAACCAGGCATCCTCTGGGGCTGGGGGTCAGCCCAATATTACCAAGTTGATTATTACGAAACAGATGTTGCCCTCTTCTATTACTATGTCTCAAGGCGGGATGGTTACTGTTATCCCAGCCACAGTGGTGACCTCTCGGGGTCTCCAACTTGGCCAAACCAGTACAGCTACTATCCAGCCCAGTCAACAAGCCCAGATTGTCACTCGATCGGTGTtgcaggcagcagcagcagcagcagcttctatGCAACTACCTCCACCCCGACTACAGCCCCCTCCACTACAGCAGATGCCTCAACCCCCCACTCAGCAGCAAGTAACCATTCTTCAACAGCCTCCCCCACTCCAGGCCATGCAACAGCCTCCACCTCAGAAATTTCGAATCAACCTACAGCAACAGCCACCTCCACTGCAGGTCAAGATTGTGCCTCCACCCACTCTGAAAATGCAGACTACCTTAGTTCCACCACCTGTAGAAAGTAGTCCAGAGCAGCCTGTGAACAACAGCCCTGAGACCCATACAGTGGAGGAAACCACTCCTGAGACAATCTGTGAGATGATCACAGATGTAGTTCCTGAG GTTGAGTCTCCTTctcaaatggatgttgaattggTGAGTGGGTCTCCCATGACACTTTCACCCCAGCCTCGATGTGTGAGGTCCGGCTGTGAAAACCCTCCCGTTGTGAGTAAGGACTGGGACAATGAGTACTGCAGCAATGAGTGCGTGGTGAAGCATTGCAG ggaTGTCTTCTTGGCCTGGGTAGCCTCTAGAAACTCAAACACAGTGGTGTTTGTGAAATAG